One Campylobacter concisus DNA segment encodes these proteins:
- a CDS encoding MalY/PatB family protein, with amino-acid sequence MKYDFDTLVSREGTNSSKWRMKNDVLPMWVADMDFKAAPEILSVLQKRLDNGVFGYSFIPKEWNEAIKSWWQRRHNVSLENEWMCFCTGVIPAISTAIRRFSSPGDQILVQAPVYHVFFNCIKNNGREILSNDLVYKNGSYEIDFDDLEAKLAQPLTTMMLLCNPHNPIGKIWDKETLKKIGELCYKHDVLVISDEIHCDITDPGLNYVPFISVSEECKNNSITCISPTKAFNIAGLQSSAVVTPNEKIRARLNAAINYDEVGEANAFAIIAAIAAFNEGEAWLDELREYLFENKNIVANFIKEQGLPVKLLPSSATYLLWLDCSAFCEDSSEFMNFLRDKAGLWLNDGNAYRGDRFFLRMNIATQRERVLEGLKRLQNGINLYTSKR; translated from the coding sequence ATGAAGTACGATTTTGACACATTAGTAAGCAGAGAAGGCACAAACTCATCAAAATGGCGTATGAAAAATGACGTTTTGCCGATGTGGGTTGCAGATATGGACTTTAAGGCCGCACCTGAGATCTTAAGTGTCTTGCAAAAGCGCCTTGATAACGGCGTCTTTGGCTACTCGTTCATCCCAAAAGAGTGGAACGAGGCGATAAAGAGCTGGTGGCAAAGACGTCACAACGTGAGCTTAGAGAACGAGTGGATGTGCTTTTGCACTGGTGTCATACCGGCCATCTCGACTGCTATTAGGAGATTTAGCAGCCCAGGAGATCAAATCTTAGTGCAAGCGCCCGTCTATCACGTCTTTTTTAACTGCATAAAAAACAACGGCCGTGAAATTTTATCAAATGACCTTGTTTATAAAAATGGCTCTTACGAGATCGACTTTGACGACCTCGAGGCAAAGCTAGCTCAGCCGCTAACTACCATGATGCTTCTATGTAATCCTCACAATCCAATAGGCAAAATTTGGGACAAAGAGACGCTTAAAAAGATAGGCGAGCTTTGCTACAAGCACGATGTTTTGGTTATCAGCGATGAAATTCACTGCGACATAACTGATCCAGGACTAAACTACGTGCCATTTATCAGCGTGAGCGAGGAGTGCAAAAACAACTCCATCACGTGCATCTCGCCAACAAAGGCCTTTAACATAGCTGGCCTTCAAAGCTCAGCCGTCGTCACGCCAAATGAAAAGATCAGAGCAAGACTAAATGCTGCTATCAACTACGATGAGGTCGGCGAGGCAAATGCCTTTGCGATCATCGCCGCAATCGCCGCTTTTAACGAGGGCGAGGCGTGGCTTGATGAGCTTAGAGAGTATCTTTTTGAAAACAAAAACATCGTCGCAAACTTCATAAAAGAACAAGGCTTACCAGTGAAGCTTTTGCCATCGAGCGCGACCTATCTTTTGTGGCTTGACTGCAGTGCGTTTTGCGAGGATTCGAGTGAGTTTATGAATTTCTTGCGTGATAAAGCTGGACTTTGGCTAAATGACGGCAACGCTTACAGAGGAGATAGATTTTTCCTTCGTATGAATATCGCAACGCAGCGTGAGAGGGTGCTTGAAGGGCTAAAACGCTTGCAAAATGGTATAAATTTATATACTTCAAAAAGATAA
- a CDS encoding DIP1984 family protein, with protein sequence MKLAQALILRSDTQKRIEQLKVRLLSNAKTQENESPSEDPKLLLKELDKLTSELFRLICSINLTNSSAKFDGMSLTEMIAKKDALTLKANVLREFATSASQKVDLYSNSEIKILSTVDVSALQKQVDALSKEIRELEMKLQEANWSVDLVE encoded by the coding sequence ATGAAACTAGCTCAGGCTCTCATCCTAAGATCTGACACGCAAAAGCGTATCGAACAGCTAAAAGTTAGGCTACTTAGCAACGCAAAAACGCAGGAAAATGAAAGTCCAAGCGAGGATCCAAAGCTTCTTTTAAAAGAGCTTGACAAGCTAACAAGCGAGCTTTTTAGGCTCATTTGCTCTATAAATTTAACAAACTCAAGTGCTAAATTTGATGGCATGAGCCTAACTGAGATGATCGCTAAAAAGGACGCTTTGACGCTAAAAGCAAACGTGCTTAGGGAGTTTGCAACGAGTGCTAGTCAAAAGGTCGATCTTTACTCAAATAGCGAGATCAAAATTTTAAGCACAGTCGATGTTAGCGCGCTTCAAAAGCAAGTGGATGCGCTTTCAAAAGAGATCAGAGAGCTTGAGATGAAGCTTCAGGAGGCAAACTGGTCGGTTGATCTAGTAGAGTAA
- a CDS encoding trans-sulfuration enzyme family protein yields MKLDTLIVKGIEAKNNPNKAVVPPVFLASTFVQDDLENFQEFAYSRGNNPTKKAFDEIFAKVEGSKYAFSFGSGMAATAAALSLIKTGQKVLLNSNVYGGTYRYVTTVFESHGIKSEFIDDLNFLSEDDISDDVAAIFIETPSNPLLRVTDIAKISKIAHKKGALVIVDNTFLTPYYQKVLEHGADIVVYSATKYIGGHADVIAGIVTLNDDALAEKIKFAKNTLGGIISPMDAYYLIRGLKTLSVRFDRQTQNTHKIIKFLENNDAVSVVHFPGSYSEQEAKMQAAQASDIGALISFELDEKYDVNKFVKALEIFDLAVSLGGVESLICRPATMTHEAYPKEVLDKIGIKQNLLRLAIGIENVDDLIADLDQAFKKAKR; encoded by the coding sequence ATGAAACTAGATACTCTCATCGTAAAAGGCATCGAAGCTAAAAACAACCCAAACAAAGCGGTCGTTCCTCCAGTATTTTTAGCTAGCACCTTCGTGCAAGATGACCTTGAAAATTTTCAAGAATTTGCCTACTCACGTGGCAACAACCCTACAAAAAAAGCATTTGATGAAATTTTTGCTAAAGTCGAAGGTAGCAAATACGCATTTAGTTTTGGCTCAGGCATGGCAGCAACAGCAGCCGCACTTAGCCTTATAAAAACGGGGCAAAAAGTCCTGCTAAATAGCAACGTCTATGGTGGCACATATAGGTATGTCACGACTGTTTTTGAAAGCCACGGCATAAAGAGCGAATTTATAGATGATCTAAATTTTTTAAGCGAAGACGACATAAGCGACGACGTGGCAGCTATATTCATCGAAACTCCCTCAAACCCTCTCTTAAGAGTGACTGATATCGCTAAGATCTCAAAGATCGCTCACAAAAAGGGCGCTCTAGTCATCGTGGATAATACATTTTTGACGCCTTACTATCAAAAAGTGCTTGAGCACGGAGCTGACATCGTGGTATATAGCGCTACAAAGTATATCGGCGGACACGCTGACGTGATCGCTGGTATCGTCACGCTAAACGATGATGCTTTGGCTGAAAAGATCAAATTTGCTAAAAACACGCTTGGTGGCATCATCAGTCCGATGGACGCATACTACCTAATACGTGGGCTTAAAACGCTTAGCGTTAGGTTTGACAGGCAAACGCAAAACACACATAAAATCATCAAATTTTTAGAGAATAATGACGCCGTTAGCGTGGTGCATTTCCCTGGCTCATACAGCGAGCAAGAGGCCAAGATGCAAGCGGCTCAAGCAAGTGATATCGGCGCACTTATCTCATTTGAGCTTGATGAAAAATATGATGTAAATAAATTTGTAAAAGCGCTAGAAATTTTTGATCTAGCAGTGAGCCTTGGTGGCGTAGAGAGCCTTATCTGCAGGCCTGCTACGATGACGCACGAGGCATATCCAAAAGAGGTGCTAGATAAGATCGGCATAAAGCAAAATTTGCTTCGTCTAGCCATCGGCATCGAAAATGTCGATGATCTAATAGCCGACCTTGATCAAGCGTTTAAAAAAGCTAAAAGATAA
- the tpx gene encoding thiol peroxidase: MATTKFKGSDVNLSGNELFVGSYAPEARVVAQDLSEFSVGGNNGIEVLVCLPSLDTGVCAAEARKFNEKVAGKHGIRLSIISNDLPFAMGRFCTTEGIANLRVGSDFRYGEFAQNYGMLMSDGALKGLLARAVFVIKDGVIIHKQIVPEVTEEPNYDAVFDAIKQSGGCGCGCGCH; encoded by the coding sequence ATGGCAACTACAAAATTTAAAGGCAGTGATGTAAATTTAAGCGGAAACGAGCTATTTGTCGGCTCTTATGCACCTGAAGCAAGAGTGGTCGCGCAAGATCTTAGCGAATTTAGCGTGGGTGGAAACAACGGCATCGAGGTGCTCGTCTGCTTGCCTTCACTTGATACTGGCGTTTGCGCAGCAGAGGCTCGTAAATTTAACGAAAAAGTAGCTGGCAAACACGGCATTAGACTTAGCATCATCTCAAACGACCTGCCATTTGCGATGGGGAGATTTTGCACGACTGAGGGCATAGCAAATTTGCGCGTGGGAAGCGACTTTAGATACGGCGAATTTGCCCAAAACTACGGCATGCTGATGAGCGATGGGGCGCTAAAAGGCTTGCTTGCAAGAGCGGTCTTTGTCATCAAAGATGGCGTCATCATCCACAAACAAATCGTCCCAGAAGTGACAGAAGAGCCAAACTACGACGCAGTTTTTGACGCGATAAAACAAAGCGGCGGATGTGGTTGTGGCTGCGGCTGCCATTAA
- a CDS encoding nuclease-related domain-containing DEAD/DEAH box helicase: MLHPVLGIYVIEVKNWDDLEQLDENNPYEQVKIYQRMLLTKIESELKKVPINVEYRVIFPSISKAEASKFYAKNPSYLNLKNHTFFKDDLTDEDIFAKFFNSSISTLPNKKEFLKISEMLVNQSRLKQKIIPIITKDEVMFFDHKQLSIMNGYTGGFRVIRGVAGTGKTMILANFVANRLERDENEKFLVLCFNKNLAQNIKSSFGDKFINKNIAVYPIISLLKRIEFDEAKLGMDENTNISQKYQTYETDEALAEFRAKFKAHLAKHPIDYVLCDETQDMPAGFMRVIYEEIKDCIFFIDEAQKFYTYTMNNIADIFHHPKFERIDMRGRVKNLKNVYRTPSNIARCAFEILQKDSAINDYYKKSFYLNQDFISDIQCILQDGSIKVAELDEFAELKKCIKALPDSETSVVLSNSKVAVNAIKESVLPEGKNVEVLTIQSIKGLEAQNVIIHNFLPFLQTIYKNERELFYRKIYVLLTRSRENLYISLPKKLDENLPDEIRQVIEVIKKYASITQDLPKKSEQIKEKSSLKLASIRPVLRDVKEVGELVVAGSQLFAIIAGLFA; this comes from the coding sequence TTGCTCCATCCAGTGCTTGGAATTTACGTCATCGAGGTGAAAAACTGGGATGATCTTGAGCAACTAGACGAAAATAACCCCTACGAACAGGTAAAAATTTATCAAAGAATGCTTCTTACAAAGATAGAGTCAGAACTCAAAAAAGTGCCTATAAATGTCGAATACAGGGTTATTTTCCCCTCCATTAGCAAGGCCGAGGCTAGTAAATTTTACGCCAAAAATCCAAGCTATCTAAATTTAAAAAATCACACCTTTTTCAAGGACGATCTAACAGATGAGGATATCTTTGCTAAATTTTTTAACTCCTCTATAAGCACGCTACCAAACAAAAAAGAGTTTCTTAAAATTTCAGAAATGCTTGTCAATCAAAGCAGGCTAAAACAAAAGATAATCCCGATAATCACGAAAGATGAGGTGATGTTTTTTGACCACAAGCAGCTTAGTATCATGAATGGCTACACCGGCGGTTTTCGCGTGATCAGAGGCGTTGCAGGCACTGGCAAGACGATGATACTTGCAAATTTTGTCGCAAATAGGCTTGAGCGTGACGAAAATGAGAAATTTCTCGTGCTTTGTTTTAATAAAAATTTGGCCCAAAATATCAAATCAAGCTTTGGCGATAAATTTATAAACAAAAATATCGCCGTTTATCCGATCATCTCGCTGCTAAAACGCATAGAATTTGACGAGGCAAAGCTTGGCATGGATGAAAATACAAATATCAGCCAAAAGTATCAAACTTACGAAACCGACGAGGCACTTGCAGAGTTTAGAGCGAAATTTAAAGCCCACCTTGCAAAGCATCCGATCGACTACGTCCTTTGTGACGAGACTCAGGACATGCCAGCTGGCTTTATGCGTGTCATCTACGAAGAGATCAAGGACTGTATATTTTTCATCGACGAGGCGCAGAAATTTTACACATACACGATGAACAACATCGCCGATATCTTTCACCATCCAAAATTTGAGCGTATCGACATGAGAGGGCGCGTGAAAAACCTAAAAAACGTCTACCGAACACCTTCAAACATCGCTAGGTGCGCATTTGAGATCTTGCAAAAGGATTCAGCGATAAATGACTACTACAAAAAGAGCTTTTATCTAAATCAAGACTTCATCTCAGACATCCAGTGCATCTTGCAAGATGGCAGCATAAAAGTGGCTGAGCTTGATGAATTTGCGGAGCTTAAAAAGTGCATAAAAGCCTTACCAGATAGCGAAACAAGTGTCGTTTTAAGTAATAGCAAGGTCGCTGTAAATGCCATAAAAGAGAGCGTCTTACCAGAGGGTAAAAATGTAGAGGTTTTGACTATTCAGTCGATCAAGGGTCTTGAGGCGCAAAATGTCATCATCCACAACTTTTTGCCGTTTTTGCAGACCATATATAAAAATGAAAGGGAGCTTTTTTATAGAAAAATTTATGTCTTGCTAACTAGAAGCCGTGAAAATTTATACATCTCGCTGCCTAAAAAGTTGGATGAAAATTTGCCAGATGAGATAAGGCAGGTGATAGAGGTTATTAAAAAATACGCAAGCATCACGCAAGACTTGCCAAAGAAAAGCGAACAAATAAAAGAAAAATCAAGCCTAAAACTAGCCTCTATAAGGCCAGTTTTAAGAGATGTAAAAGAGGTTGGCGAGCTAGTGGTGGCAGGTAGTCAGCTCTTTGCCATCATAGCTGGGCTATTTGCATAG
- a CDS encoding spore coat protein, whose amino-acid sequence MQNLKQYVNEILKDHNDERVFSFEFDGQKFWLKRIEKSIEGSFLTKIFKPNPYKSFAAEIKKLEILNEANAPAPKLVLKSDEFFVIEDVGEPVARLFKYSTDEKFKHKILLKVARALAGLHALNFAHGRPALRDIAIKNDEIKFLDFESKFFSDDLELRKCRDLLVFIHELYRQKISNELVKEAIDEYIKANGSEIYEHSLRLIVKFKPLYYLLRPFKFLDKKDLNAAISTFELLLPAAKSKITSR is encoded by the coding sequence ATGCAAAATTTAAAACAATATGTAAATGAAATTTTAAAAGATCATAACGACGAGCGTGTTTTTAGCTTTGAATTTGATGGGCAAAAATTTTGGTTAAAACGCATTGAAAAGAGCATCGAAGGCAGCTTTTTAACTAAAATTTTTAAACCAAACCCTTATAAATCTTTTGCTGCCGAGATAAAAAAGCTTGAAATTTTAAACGAGGCAAATGCCCCTGCTCCAAAACTCGTGCTAAAAAGTGATGAATTTTTCGTTATAGAAGATGTTGGTGAGCCAGTTGCTAGGCTATTTAAATATAGCACCGATGAAAAATTTAAGCATAAAATTTTACTAAAAGTAGCCCGTGCATTAGCTGGACTTCACGCACTAAATTTCGCGCATGGACGCCCAGCACTTAGGGATATTGCCATAAAAAATGACGAGATAAAATTTCTTGATTTTGAGTCAAAATTTTTTAGCGATGATCTAGAGCTTAGAAAGTGTCGTGATCTGCTAGTTTTCATCCACGAGCTCTACCGACAAAAAATTTCAAACGAGCTTGTAAAGGAGGCGATTGATGAGTACATTAAGGCTAATGGCAGCGAAATTTACGAGCACTCTTTGCGCTTAATAGTGAAATTTAAACCACTTTACTACCTGCTAAGGCCGTTTAAATTTTTAGACAAAAAAGATCTAAATGCAGCTATTTCAACATTTGAGCTTCTTTTGCCAGCCGCAAAATCCAAAATCACATCCAGATAA
- a CDS encoding PepSY-associated TM helix domain-containing protein → MLFKRNKIIFNIHLIIGLIAAIPLLVMTLMAPFASYRAEIKEAINDKYINLAPNEKSNLSLSEILAKAKGEIKFDTLENVQIGGENKAYSISVTKDKKLRNFFIDPRSGEVISEDWGEKARVVILSLHRNLGLALLDSKVPANIGKQIVAISSIIMALLAISGLILYAPAIKRNFLNSLKIKPNAKGYACFFNLHTSLGTYVAILLVVMSLTGLYWSYGWVRSSVNSIFFELKPSQAQRAMPQRNLTPISDEKFKEIESAEQIFKENVTLELKSLTINVPENNQSTYTINYETSESQVGKLKLDAGAGKIKENKLVSKAESIPEAKKAGRKVLSLHTGEMFGEVGQVVFAVSCVIAVLLIITGFLMTIKRSKAL, encoded by the coding sequence ATGCTTTTTAAGCGTAACAAAATCATTTTCAACATCCACCTAATAATCGGTCTGATCGCGGCTATACCGCTACTTGTCATGACGCTTATGGCGCCATTTGCCTCGTATAGAGCCGAGATAAAAGAGGCTATAAACGACAAATATATAAATTTAGCGCCCAACGAAAAGTCAAATTTAAGCCTAAGCGAAATTCTAGCCAAGGCAAAAGGCGAGATCAAATTTGACACGCTTGAAAATGTACAAATCGGCGGCGAAAACAAAGCTTATAGCATCAGCGTCACCAAAGACAAAAAACTCCGAAATTTCTTCATCGATCCGCGCAGTGGCGAGGTGATCAGCGAGGACTGGGGCGAAAAAGCTCGCGTAGTGATCCTAAGTCTGCATAGAAATTTAGGCCTTGCCCTGCTTGATAGTAAGGTCCCAGCCAATATCGGCAAGCAAATAGTCGCCATTAGCTCGATCATCATGGCACTGCTTGCCATCAGCGGCCTCATCCTCTACGCACCAGCGATCAAGCGAAATTTCCTAAATTCGCTAAAAATCAAGCCAAACGCAAAGGGCTACGCCTGCTTTTTCAACCTCCACACGAGCCTTGGCACCTACGTAGCGATCTTGCTTGTAGTGATGTCGCTAACTGGTCTTTACTGGTCTTACGGCTGGGTTAGAAGCAGTGTAAATAGCATATTTTTCGAGCTAAAGCCAAGCCAAGCACAAAGAGCAATGCCTCAAAGAAATTTAACCCCAATAAGCGATGAAAAATTTAAAGAGATCGAGTCTGCGGAGCAAATTTTTAAAGAAAATGTCACGCTAGAGCTAAAATCACTCACGATAAACGTGCCTGAAAACAACCAAAGCACCTACACTATAAACTACGAAACTAGCGAGAGTCAGGTAGGCAAGCTAAAGCTTGACGCTGGCGCTGGCAAGATAAAAGAAAATAAGCTTGTTAGCAAGGCTGAAAGTATCCCAGAGGCTAAAAAGGCTGGGCGAAAAGTGCTTAGCCTGCATACTGGAGAGATGTTTGGCGAGGTTGGTCAGGTCGTTTTTGCCGTCTCTTGCGTGATCGCCGTTTTACTAATAATAACTGGCTTTTTAATGACCATAAAAAGGAGCAAAGCACTCTAA
- a CDS encoding ribonucleotide-diphosphate reductase subunit beta: MNRKRIYNPSSNENLTDRRVFNGNPHGILNFTKAKYEWALKLWDLMEANTWFPKEVDTTDDVRDYAYNLTEAEKRMYDLVWSQLISMDSFQTNNLADNINPYITAPEINAVLSRQAYEEANHSKSYAVMVEAICDNTDLIYEMEKHDDVLREKNDYISSVYEELAGEVTDEKLLLAMVANQILEGIYFYSGFTAIYALARAGKMLGSAQMIRFIQRDEITHLLLFQNMINSVRKERPDLFTPETEAKIYDMFEKAGNLEIKWGKYITQNQIMGFTDDIIEQYIHYLIDQRLVAIGLKRKYNVAHPIKWVDDFAKFNDQKSNFFEAKVTNYSKGSISFDDF; encoded by the coding sequence ATGAACAGAAAACGCATTTACAACCCAAGTTCAAATGAAAATTTGACCGACAGAAGAGTCTTTAACGGCAACCCACACGGCATTTTAAATTTCACCAAGGCAAAATACGAGTGGGCGTTAAAGCTTTGGGACCTCATGGAGGCAAACACCTGGTTTCCAAAAGAGGTCGATACCACAGACGACGTGCGTGACTACGCCTACAACCTTACAGAGGCCGAAAAACGCATGTACGACCTAGTTTGGAGCCAGCTCATCTCGATGGATAGCTTTCAGACGAACAACCTAGCTGACAACATAAACCCTTACATAACAGCACCAGAGATCAATGCCGTGCTAAGCCGCCAAGCCTACGAAGAGGCAAACCACAGCAAGTCTTACGCCGTCATGGTCGAGGCGATCTGTGACAACACCGACCTCATCTACGAGATGGAGAAGCACGACGACGTCTTGCGCGAGAAAAACGACTACATCTCAAGCGTCTATGAGGAGCTTGCAGGCGAAGTGACTGATGAGAAGCTACTACTGGCGATGGTGGCAAACCAAATTTTAGAGGGCATTTATTTTTACAGCGGCTTTACGGCGATCTACGCTCTAGCTCGCGCTGGCAAGATGCTAGGCTCAGCGCAGATGATCCGCTTCATCCAACGCGACGAGATCACGCACCTGCTTTTGTTTCAAAACATGATAAATTCAGTCCGCAAGGAAAGGCCTGACCTTTTCACGCCTGAGACTGAGGCGAAAATTTATGATATGTTTGAAAAAGCTGGAAATTTAGAGATAAAATGGGGCAAATACATCACCCAAAACCAAATAATGGGCTTTACTGATGATATCATCGAGCAGTATATCCACTATCTCATCGACCAGCGCCTAGTTGCGATCGGCCTAAAACGCAAATACAACGTCGCTCATCCGATCAAATGGGTCGATGACTTTGCGAAATTTAACGACCAAAAGTCAAATTTCTTTGAAGCAAAGGTGACAAACTATAGCAAGGGAAGTATCAGCTTTGACGACTTTTAA
- a CDS encoding carbon-nitrogen hydrolase family protein, with product MSENLNLISLTLKAKNATERLEELANLVEAAPENSLLLASELCISGYDFDGFFAGANKAMLGGMIGSFDAMLLERLQEALSPDKFLGFTHLSSLNKSAGLAQISNLAPQQAKIYNEFLLLNSNNVFHSQFKAELFRPNLEHEIFAAGEVSDINAFTFKGLKLGVLICFELRDSRLWAKLRGCDIIMVPAMWGKAREEAYLSLCKALAIANNCYVMISSSLDLETTGVFLPDGTLEASAVFDANLITQIKKNLGLL from the coding sequence ATGAGCGAAAATTTAAACCTAATAAGCCTAACTTTAAAGGCAAAAAATGCTACCGAGCGGCTAGAGGAGCTTGCAAATTTAGTTGAGGCTGCGCCAGAAAACTCTCTCCTGCTTGCAAGCGAGCTTTGCATAAGCGGCTATGATTTTGACGGCTTTTTTGCTGGGGCGAACAAAGCTATGCTTGGTGGCATGATAGGCAGCTTTGATGCGATGCTGCTTGAGCGCTTGCAAGAGGCGCTTAGCCCAGATAAATTTCTTGGTTTTACGCACCTTAGCAGCCTAAACAAAAGCGCAGGGCTCGCTCAAATTTCAAATTTAGCCCCACAGCAGGCAAAAATTTATAATGAATTTTTGCTTCTTAACTCAAATAACGTCTTTCATTCACAATTTAAAGCCGAACTTTTTCGGCCAAATTTAGAGCATGAGATTTTTGCCGCCGGCGAGGTGAGCGATATAAATGCATTTACATTTAAAGGGCTAAAGCTTGGCGTGCTGATATGCTTTGAGCTGCGTGATAGCAGGCTTTGGGCAAAACTAAGAGGGTGCGACATCATCATGGTGCCAGCCATGTGGGGCAAGGCTAGAGAAGAAGCCTACCTTAGCCTTTGCAAGGCGCTAGCCATCGCAAATAACTGCTACGTCATGATCTCAAGCTCGCTAGATCTTGAGACCACTGGGGTCTTTTTGCCAGACGGTACGCTAGAAGCAAGCGCGGTTTTTGACGCAAATTTGATCACACAGATAAAGAAAAATTTAGGGCTTTTATAA
- a CDS encoding protein-L-isoaspartate(D-aspartate) O-methyltransferase, with the protein MTQLEAIKCQNLASDIADEITLSPLLFDAISTTEREIFVPIPAHAYKLDAQPILGNQWISSPLTVAKMTMALECENMDNILEIGCGSGYQAAILSKLAHRIFSVERIEKLAMEAKKRFEALKIKNVHVRYDDGNNGWRSYAPFDRILLSAAADEISPNLFSQLKNGGILVAPMKKDGKQFIAKFRKDESGNLEKEFLDECLFVPLLEGRE; encoded by the coding sequence TTGACCCAATTAGAAGCGATAAAATGCCAAAATTTAGCTAGCGACATAGCCGACGAGATCACGCTAAGTCCGCTTTTGTTTGACGCTATATCAACAACCGAGCGTGAAATTTTCGTGCCTATCCCGGCACACGCTTACAAGCTTGACGCGCAGCCAATCCTTGGCAACCAGTGGATCAGCTCGCCCCTAACGGTAGCAAAGATGACGATGGCACTAGAGTGCGAAAATATGGATAACATCCTAGAAATAGGCTGTGGCAGCGGCTATCAAGCAGCGATACTAAGCAAGCTCGCGCATAGAATTTTTAGCGTCGAGCGCATAGAAAAGCTAGCCATGGAGGCAAAAAAACGCTTCGAGGCGCTAAAGATCAAAAATGTGCACGTAAGATATGATGACGGCAACAACGGCTGGCGAAGCTATGCGCCGTTTGATAGAATTTTACTCTCTGCTGCTGCTGATGAGATCTCGCCAAATTTGTTTAGCCAGCTAAAAAATGGCGGTATCTTGGTCGCTCCGATGAAAAAAGATGGTAAGCAGTTTATCGCTAAATTTAGAAAAGATGAGAGTGGAAATTTAGAAAAAGAGTTTTTAGACGAGTGCCTTTTTGTGCCACTTCTTGAGGGCAGAGAGTAG